One segment of Rhodopirellula baltica SH 1 DNA contains the following:
- a CDS encoding DEAD/DEAH box helicase, with protein sequence MATETKTAGKRKTKTERRPNVFHQRLGTLTYHQAVNLLGDEGARLIRSGGQAFEIQSDRDVYLGGDLFRVRIEDAEIEGGFAIATITLSSDRKKQLQLNCDQCEVPCEHLGAALDFLLDAKSVLGLAMPPDESVPLENLTAKELRERAIAERTKRAEEERMRVRSMKTETPWTDYVVTSERSGRTYRVAVRGLGDRESYCTCPDFRTNRLGTCKHILHVQKKIKSRFSAAKLRQPYQRKKISLAVHYGSFEGETSSGLLFHLPAEVDESIMEIVGNGATKPMFAADEVMNRLNAIETAGHDVKIYPDAEAFLQRELMQKHIRRECDQIRSSISDHPLRTKLLNAELLPYQLDGIAFAAGAGRAILADDMGLGKTIQGIGVAELLAKLSDISRVLVVCPASLKSQWRDEIARFSGRSSQIVLGKGEERIEQYESDTFFTICNYEQVLRDLTAVENVSWDLIILDEGQRIKNWESKTSNVIRQLESPFRLVLSGTPLENRLGELFTVTRFIDDDLLGPAYQFFHQHHVVDDRGKTLGYRQLDVLREKMRPVLLRRTRAEVAKQLPDRTDEIIRCEATAEQKEVHDANMKVVAQIAAKKFMTEMDRLRMQKCLLMARMACDSTYLLDQEADEYSSKLERLGELLEGLIADPTRKIVLFSEWRRMLTRVENRLDQIGCDYVRLDGQVPQKKRAAIVSRFQNDPECRVINMTNAGSTGLNLQAANTVINVDLPWNPAVLEQRIARAYRMGQENPVHVYKLVTTSEPTPTIEEGLLTTLASKQDLADASLNFDSDASEVSMQSGMEDLKRRLEVILPQPIAAPVDESQQRRVEAEAEKLSAERTQKVSAASGQLVTAALSLAGELMGNGSAPASETVDKLTERLTQCVDRDESGRPQLRISLENDESLRSLATTLAKLLG encoded by the coding sequence ATGGCGACGGAAACCAAGACGGCGGGCAAACGAAAGACGAAGACTGAGCGACGTCCGAATGTTTTTCACCAGCGGTTGGGCACGTTGACCTATCACCAAGCTGTCAATCTGTTGGGCGACGAAGGTGCGCGGTTGATTCGATCCGGCGGGCAAGCGTTTGAGATCCAGTCGGACCGAGACGTTTATCTTGGTGGAGACCTGTTTCGCGTTCGAATCGAAGATGCCGAGATTGAAGGTGGATTCGCGATCGCGACGATCACGCTGAGTTCGGATCGCAAGAAACAACTTCAATTGAATTGCGATCAATGCGAGGTTCCTTGCGAGCACTTGGGGGCCGCGTTGGATTTCTTGCTCGACGCGAAATCGGTCTTGGGATTGGCAATGCCGCCAGATGAATCTGTGCCGCTTGAGAATTTGACGGCCAAAGAACTTCGAGAACGAGCGATCGCGGAGCGGACCAAGCGTGCGGAAGAAGAACGCATGCGAGTTCGATCGATGAAGACCGAAACGCCGTGGACAGATTACGTCGTCACCAGTGAACGTTCCGGTCGCACTTACCGAGTTGCTGTGCGTGGTTTGGGCGACAGGGAATCCTATTGCACCTGCCCCGACTTTCGCACGAATCGGTTGGGGACGTGCAAGCACATTTTGCACGTGCAGAAAAAGATCAAGAGTCGATTTTCTGCTGCGAAGCTCCGCCAGCCCTACCAACGTAAAAAGATTTCTTTGGCCGTTCATTACGGATCGTTCGAAGGGGAGACTTCGAGTGGATTGTTGTTCCATTTGCCGGCCGAGGTGGACGAATCCATCATGGAAATCGTCGGGAACGGGGCGACGAAACCGATGTTTGCCGCGGACGAGGTGATGAATCGTTTGAATGCGATTGAAACAGCCGGGCATGACGTCAAAATCTACCCAGACGCGGAAGCGTTTCTGCAACGCGAATTGATGCAGAAACACATTCGGCGTGAATGCGATCAGATTCGATCTTCCATTAGCGATCATCCGTTGCGAACGAAGCTCTTGAACGCTGAGTTGTTGCCATACCAACTCGATGGAATCGCCTTCGCCGCTGGGGCGGGACGAGCCATCCTTGCTGACGACATGGGATTGGGCAAAACGATCCAAGGCATCGGCGTGGCCGAACTGCTTGCCAAACTCTCCGATATTTCGCGTGTGTTGGTTGTCTGTCCCGCTTCGCTGAAAAGCCAATGGAGGGATGAAATCGCTCGGTTCAGTGGACGGTCCTCGCAGATCGTGTTGGGGAAGGGCGAAGAGCGAATCGAGCAGTATGAAAGTGATACCTTTTTTACGATCTGCAACTACGAGCAGGTGCTTCGTGATCTGACTGCCGTCGAAAACGTGTCATGGGATTTGATCATTTTGGATGAAGGCCAAAGGATCAAGAATTGGGAATCCAAAACGAGCAACGTGATTCGGCAACTGGAGAGCCCGTTTCGGTTGGTGTTGTCGGGGACGCCGCTTGAGAATCGCCTTGGCGAACTATTCACGGTCACCCGCTTCATCGACGATGATTTGCTGGGGCCTGCGTATCAGTTCTTCCACCAGCATCACGTCGTGGACGATCGAGGCAAAACGCTTGGTTATCGACAGCTCGATGTGCTGCGTGAAAAGATGCGTCCCGTGTTGCTTCGGCGAACACGGGCGGAGGTCGCCAAGCAACTTCCCGATCGCACGGACGAGATCATTCGATGTGAGGCAACGGCCGAACAGAAGGAAGTCCACGATGCGAACATGAAAGTCGTGGCACAGATTGCGGCCAAGAAATTTATGACTGAAATGGATCGGCTGCGAATGCAAAAGTGTTTGCTGATGGCGCGCATGGCCTGCGACAGCACCTACCTTTTGGATCAAGAGGCGGATGAATACAGCAGCAAACTGGAACGGTTAGGAGAATTGCTGGAGGGATTGATTGCCGATCCGACTCGCAAGATTGTTCTTTTCAGTGAATGGCGACGAATGCTGACCCGCGTCGAAAACCGTCTGGATCAGATCGGGTGCGACTACGTTCGGTTGGACGGACAAGTGCCACAGAAGAAGCGAGCTGCGATTGTTTCTCGGTTCCAAAATGATCCCGAATGCCGCGTGATCAACATGACCAATGCGGGTTCCACTGGGCTGAACCTGCAGGCCGCCAACACCGTGATCAATGTGGATTTGCCTTGGAATCCTGCAGTGTTGGAACAGCGGATCGCCCGAGCCTATCGGATGGGGCAAGAGAATCCGGTTCATGTCTACAAATTGGTCACGACCAGTGAACCGACACCGACGATCGAAGAAGGGTTGCTGACAACGCTGGCGTCGAAACAGGATTTAGCCGACGCGTCGCTCAACTTTGACAGTGATGCGTCCGAAGTTTCGATGCAAAGTGGGATGGAAGATCTCAAGCGAAGGTTGGAGGTCATTCTGCCTCAGCCGATTGCGGCGCCCGTTGATGAAAGTCAACAGCGGCGGGTCGAGGCCGAAGCAGAAAAACTCTCCGCCGAACGAACCCAAAAGGTCTCCGCTGCGAGCGGGCAACTGGTGACCGCCGCGCTTTCGTTGGCGGGCGAGTTGATGGGGAACGGCTCGGCGCCGGCTAGTGAGACCGTCGACAAGTTGACCGAGCGACTCACCCAGTGCGTGGATCGCGACGAATCTGGTCGGCCTCAATTGCGGATCAGCTTGGAGAACGATGAATCACTTCGTTCCTTGGCCACGACGCTGGCCAAACTGCTTGGGTGA